One Thalassophryne amazonica chromosome 10, fThaAma1.1, whole genome shotgun sequence genomic region harbors:
- the LOC117518081 gene encoding putative nuclease HARBI1, protein MDAALRRERVFRNRADLLSESDDWLLSRFRLPRQVLLDLCAALEPRLKRETRRTCAIPVSLQVLSTLGFLATGSFQREIADRSGITQSTMSRILPHVLSGIRDLAPLHIRFPYNNAEQAMIKRDFYELAGFPNVIGAIDWSTHDAFIFQHSSVARRLQDGMVHGFLLGDKGYPLLVNRITPLHNPLTAQEQRFNLAHTKTCVVVERCAGLLKGRWMCLEHAGGTLLYKPETVCLIILACSVLHNIALDNHVPYGEGIPDDPIEQDPWPIPPAARAIQLRH, encoded by the exons atgGATGCTGCACTGCGCAGGGAAAGAGTCTTCCGCAACAGGGCAGATCTCCTGAGCGAGTCTGATGACTGGCTTCTGAGTAGATTTCGCCTCCCCAGACAGGTCCTCTTGGACTTATGCGCAGCATTAGAACCCCGTCTAAAACGGGAAACTCGACGTACCTGTGCCATACCTGTGTCGCTCCAAGTCCTGTCGACTCTAGGTTTCCTGGCAACAGGCTCGTTCCAGCGGGAAATAGCTGACAGGTCAGGTATTACGCAGTCCACCATGAGCCGCATCCTGCCTCACGTGTTGTCAGGGATACGGGATCTCGCTCCACTTCACATAAGATTCCCTTACAACAACGCTGAGCAAGCAATGATTAAGAGGGACTTCTATGAGCTTGCCGGGTTTCCAAACGTTATAGGGGCAATTGACT GGAGCACCCATGATGCATTCATATTCCAACACAGCAGCGTGGCAAGAAGACTACAGGATGGCATGGTGCACGGCTTTCTCCTGG GTGATAAGGGTTATCCTTTACTGGTAAATCGTATTACACCACTGCACAACCCACTCACAGCACAGGAGCAGCGCTTTAACCTGGCCCACACAAAGACCTGTGTGGTTGTGGAGCGCTGTGCAGGCCTGCTGAAGGGCAGGTGGATGTGTCTCGAGCATGCAGGAGGAACACTCCTGTACAAACCAGAGACGGTCTGCCTTATAATTTTGGCCTGCTCGGTGCTGCACAATATTGCGTTGGACAACCATGTGCCTTATGGAGAGGGAATCCCAGATGACCCCATCGAGCAGGATCCGTGGCCAATTCCTCCTGCAGCTCGGGCCATTCAATTAAGGCATTAG